The Planctomycetia bacterium genome includes a region encoding these proteins:
- a CDS encoding UvrB/UvrC motif-containing protein, whose amino-acid sequence MKRKEHIDHILKQWDYQPGEVDARLARGADGREVVQLRIDMGLLQMEVTGRPDGTRPQGAETYHDYLIAAAIQEGDEFQLTEEQCAEADREFVQYYQRRLCWLALREYSRAVRDADHSITFLDFCSKHSPNEEWTWSHEQYRPFILFHRTQAAAMAALDDDGPEIAIEELNQGLNKIHSFFEEHEAEEKYEDDELVSRLKSLRESVRDHYHVGRTLDERLKEAIAGEQYELAAKLRDQISMRKRPEL is encoded by the coding sequence ATGAAGCGTAAAGAACATATCGACCATATTCTGAAGCAGTGGGACTACCAGCCCGGCGAAGTCGACGCACGTCTTGCGCGCGGTGCCGACGGTCGGGAAGTCGTCCAGCTTCGTATCGATATGGGCCTGCTGCAAATGGAAGTGACGGGCCGACCCGACGGCACCCGACCGCAAGGAGCCGAGACGTATCACGACTACCTCATTGCGGCGGCGATTCAAGAAGGGGACGAATTTCAACTAACGGAAGAGCAATGCGCCGAGGCCGATCGGGAGTTCGTGCAATATTATCAGCGGCGACTCTGCTGGCTCGCCCTTCGTGAATACTCGCGGGCCGTGCGCGACGCCGACCACAGCATTACGTTTCTCGACTTCTGCTCGAAGCATTCGCCGAATGAGGAATGGACTTGGTCGCACGAGCAATACCGCCCCTTCATTCTGTTTCACCGGACGCAGGCCGCGGCGATGGCGGCGCTCGACGACGATGGGCCGGAGATCGCGATCGAAGAGTTGAACCAGGGCTTGAACAAGATTCATAGCTTCTTCGAGGAACACGAAGCGGAAGAGAAGTATGAAGACGATGAGCTCGTGTCGCGCTTGAAGAGCCTGCGAGAATCGGTGCGCGACCACTACCATGTCGGTCGCACGCTCGACGAGCGATTGAAAGAAGCGATCGCCGGCGAACAATATGAACTCGCCGCCAAGTTGCGCGATCAGATCTCGATGCGGAAGCGCCCGGAACTCTAA
- a CDS encoding 5-(carboxyamino)imidazole ribonucleotide synthase, producing MSRASRSGSSQILPGSTVGVLGSGQLGRMFAIAARRMGYRVHTLSPDDDTPTGQIADREVRAAYDDLDAVRDFARQVDVVTFEFENVSAAAAEAAAQFAPVRPAGEVLHIAQHRLREKTFLSSNGFPVAPNEVVRSLDELRRALGRIGTPAVLKTSGFGYDGKGQAKIETLDEAEAAWKKVATSEAVLEAWIPFREEVSVVAARGLDGEYADFGVVGNSHQHHILDITVAPADVSDAVKRDATAITRAILEKLQVVGVLCVEFFLTHDDRLIVNELAPRPHNSGHFSFDACVTSQFEQQLRAICGLPLGSTELLRPAAMANLLGDAWSGGEPDWAAACRLPNVKLHLYGKAEPRPGRKMGHLTALGATASEAKEAVVAARNALSRRNH from the coding sequence GTGAGCCGTGCTTCTCGTTCCGGCTCGTCGCAAATCTTGCCAGGCTCCACGGTCGGAGTTTTGGGGAGCGGGCAACTCGGTCGGATGTTCGCGATCGCCGCCCGTAGGATGGGCTACCGCGTCCATACCCTCTCGCCCGACGACGATACGCCGACCGGCCAGATCGCCGACCGTGAGGTGCGCGCCGCGTACGACGACCTCGACGCCGTGCGCGACTTCGCTCGCCAAGTCGACGTCGTGACGTTCGAGTTCGAAAACGTCTCGGCAGCCGCGGCGGAAGCGGCCGCGCAGTTCGCTCCGGTTCGCCCCGCCGGCGAAGTGCTGCACATCGCTCAACATCGACTACGTGAGAAGACGTTTCTCAGTAGCAATGGTTTCCCGGTCGCTCCGAACGAAGTCGTGCGCTCGCTCGACGAGCTTCGCCGAGCGCTCGGCCGAATCGGAACGCCCGCCGTGTTGAAGACCTCCGGCTTCGGCTACGACGGCAAAGGACAAGCCAAGATCGAAACACTCGACGAAGCCGAGGCGGCTTGGAAGAAGGTAGCGACCAGCGAAGCGGTGCTCGAAGCGTGGATTCCGTTTCGCGAAGAAGTTTCCGTCGTCGCAGCCCGCGGGCTCGACGGCGAATATGCCGATTTCGGCGTCGTCGGCAACTCGCATCAGCATCATATTCTCGACATCACCGTTGCTCCGGCCGACGTTTCGGACGCGGTGAAGCGCGACGCGACGGCGATCACACGCGCGATCTTAGAGAAGCTGCAAGTGGTCGGCGTGTTGTGCGTCGAGTTTTTTCTCACGCACGACGATCGGCTTATCGTCAACGAACTCGCGCCTCGGCCGCACAACTCCGGACACTTCTCGTTCGACGCTTGCGTGACGAGCCAATTCGAGCAACAGCTTCGAGCCATTTGCGGGCTGCCCCTCGGTTCGACCGAATTGCTGCGACCGGCCGCGATGGCGAATCTGCTCGGTGATGCGTGGTCGGGCGGCGAGCCCGACTGGGCCGCGGCCTGCCGGCTGCCGAACGTGAAGCTGCATCTCTACGGAAAGGCCGAGCCTCGCCCTGGTCGGAAGATGGGGCACCTCACCGCCCTCGGCGCTACGGCGAGCGAAGCGAAGGAAGCGGTCGTAGCGGCTCGCAACGCCTTGAGCAGGCGAAATCATTGA
- the purE gene encoding 5-(carboxyamino)imidazole ribonucleotide mutase has protein sequence MTPPVAQPLVGIIMGSKSDWETMRHADEALAQFDVARECRIVSAHRTPLQMQEYALAAEARGLEVIIAGAGGAAHLPGMVAANTIVPVLGVPVQSHALQGLDSLLSIVQMPGGVPVATLAIGKAGAINAALLAVAILGNSRPELRRKLKEFRDEQMKKVLGDELT, from the coding sequence ATGACTCCGCCCGTCGCACAGCCGCTTGTCGGCATCATCATGGGAAGCAAAAGCGACTGGGAAACGATGCGCCACGCCGACGAGGCTTTGGCGCAGTTCGACGTTGCCCGCGAGTGCCGTATCGTTTCGGCCCATCGCACGCCGCTGCAAATGCAGGAATACGCCTTGGCGGCCGAGGCCCGCGGCCTTGAAGTCATCATCGCGGGTGCCGGAGGCGCAGCTCATCTCCCCGGTATGGTCGCGGCGAATACCATCGTGCCCGTGCTCGGCGTTCCGGTGCAAAGCCACGCGTTGCAAGGGTTGGATTCGCTGCTTTCGATCGTGCAGATGCCCGGCGGAGTGCCGGTCGCGACGTTGGCGATCGGCAAAGCCGGCGCGATCAACGCTGCGTTGCTCGCGGTCGCGATTCTCGGCAACAGCCGGCCCGAGCTGCGCCGCAAGTTAAAAGAGTTTCGCGACGAGCAAATGAAAAAGGTCTTGGGAGACGAACTCACGTGA